Proteins co-encoded in one Marmota flaviventris isolate mMarFla1 chromosome 9, mMarFla1.hap1, whole genome shotgun sequence genomic window:
- the LOC139707126 gene encoding olfactory receptor 51V1-like, whose amino-acid sequence MSALSHSHLNSSTFVLTGVPGLENYSLWLSIPFSSIYAMVFLGNCMILHVIRTEPSLHQPMFYFLAMLAFTDLCMGLSTVYTVLGVLYGFMQEISLDFCIAQSYFIHGLSFMESSVLLAMAFDRYIAICNPLRYSSILTNDKIMKIGVAISCRSSLLIPPVIIRLKFLKYCRPHILSHSFCLHQDLIRMACSDIRFNSIYGLALVISNLLLDAVLIIISYIMILHTVLAIASREERMKSLQTCVSHICAVSIFYIPIIGLTMVHRFGKHLSPLVHVLMGNIYILFPPLMNPIIYSIKTQQIRRRVQRLFSSKAI is encoded by the coding sequence ATGTCTGCTCTCTCTCACTCCCACCTCAATAGTTCAACATTTGTTCTCACTGGAGTTCCTGGTCTAGAAAATTACTCCCTCTGGCTCTCCATCCCCTTCTCCTCCATCTATGCCATGGTGTTCCTGGGAAACTGCATGATCCTCCATGTGATCAGGACTGAGCCAAGCTTGCACCAGCCCATGTTCTACTTTCTGGCCATGCTGGCCTTCACAGACCTTTGCATGGGACTGTCCACTGTGTACACTGTGCTGGGTGTCCTTTATGGGTTTATGCAAGAGATCAGCCTGGATTTCTGCATAGCCCAGTCCTATTTCATCCATGGTCTGTCCTTCATGGAGTCCTCTGTCCTCCTGGCTATGGCCTTTGACCGCTACATTGCCATTTGCAACCCTCTACGCTATTCTTCCATCCTAACCaatgacaaaatcatgaaaaTCGGAGTGGCAATCTCATGTAGGAGTTCTTTACTCATTCCACCAGTCATCATCCGCCTGAAGTTCTTGAAATACTGCCGTCCTCACatcctctctcactctttctgcCTGCACCAAGACTTAATTCGAATGGCCTGTTCAGACATCCGCTTCAACAGCATCTATGGTCTGGCTTTGGTGATCAGCAACCTCTTGTTAGATGCTGTGCTCATCATAATCTCCTACATTATGATCTTGCACACTGTCTTAGCTATTGCATCTCGGGAGGAGAGAATGAAGTCTTTGCAGACCTGTGTGTCTCACATCTGTGCTGTTTCGATTTTCTACATCCCAATCATTGGTCTGACCATGGTTCATCGCTTTGGCAAACACCTCTCTCCACTGGTCCATGTCCTCATGGGCAACATCTATATCCTTTTCCCACCCTTGATGAACCCCATTATTTACAGCATCAAGACCCAACAGATACGAAGAAGAGTGCAGAGATTGTTCTCTTCAAAAGCCATCTGA